A genome region from Myripristis murdjan chromosome 16, fMyrMur1.1, whole genome shotgun sequence includes the following:
- the cfap418 gene encoding cilia- and flagella-associated protein 418, producing the protein MEDDLDELLDEVEQKFCRGGCGSSSALRGSESRREARGAEETAEERKVRVTTSEQHRGSDTEDIDALLDELLEEDYSDSPPLKSEQLPKGPKAVKTPAAPSGGRKCCPVFLGGSATTNGVGTALSNRSCDQLRCTSCDFRVLMFDDYEWDSSCDYLFLRNNMPDSQKLRAKLKRRRGLRAYACQCSWFSARELADLKQQPQLRWVCGKHQS; encoded by the exons ATGGAGGACGACCTGGACGAGCTGCTGGACGAGGTGGAGCAAAAGTTTTGTCGCGGCGGCTGCGGCTCGTCCTCGGCGCTGCGGGGCTCGGAGTCCCGGCGGGAGgcgagaggagcagaggagaccGCGGAGGAGAGAAAAGTCCG AGTCACCACATCTGAGCAGCACAGAGGCAGCGACACAGAGGATATTGATGCTCTCCTGGATGAATTATTAGAGGAGGACTACAGTGATTCCCCTCCACTGAAG tCCGAGCAGCTTCCAAAAGGACCGAAGGCAGTGAAGACGCCTGCAGCTCCGTCAGGAGGCAGAAA GTGCTGTCCGGTGTTTCTTGGGGGAAGTGCCACCACTAACGGTGTTGGAACAGCCTTGTCGAACAG GTCATGTGACCAGCTGAGGTGCACGTCCTGTGACTTCCGGGTGCTCATGTTTGATGACTATGAGTGGGACTCATCCTGTGATTACCTGTTCCTAAG gaacAACATGCCAGACAGTCAGAAGCTGAGGGCCAAGCTGAAGCGGAGGCGGGGTTTGCGGGCTTACGCCTGCCAGTGCAGCTGGTTCTCAGCCAGAGAGCTGGCCGACCTCAAACAGCAGCCGCAGCTCAGATGGGTCTGCGGCAAACACCAGAGCTGA
- the cd83 gene encoding CD83 antigen encodes MQHQALLLICLCHVLSMVVSLDAEVTRTMCGGDCQLRCAARSKPGVQYRAVRWYKVGEPPSSQLSGLLVHNLLEGSTRLYVGVQRQVELLGDSYTIFMPNVTSADSGKYVCHLSAPVGERNQEGEVHLTVTGCPDSPSVDLMKDCYLVIFATVLLMAALLIFIISYRSLKSMLKETSSSPKKEIFLDAPLKPLEKKELEMIWTLGPDWSKQPTIKHVFV; translated from the exons ATGCAGCACCAAGCCCTTCTGCTTATTT GTCTGTGCCATGTCCTGAGCATGGTGGTCAGCCTGGACGCTGAGGTGACCAGGACTATGTGTGGAGGAGACTGCCAGCTCAGGTGCGCTGCCCGCAGCAAGCCTGGGGTCCAGTACCGGGCAGTCAGGTGGTACAAG GTGGGCGAGCCTCCCTCCTCTCAGCTCAGCGGCCTGCTGGTCCACAACCTCCTCGAAGGCAGCACCCGGTTGTACGTGGGCGTGCAGCGGCAGGTGGAGCTGCTCGGAGACTCCTACACCATCTTCATGCCCAACGTGACGTCAGCAGACAGCGGCAAGTACGTGTGCCACCTGTCAGCGCCCGTGGGCGAGCGGAACCAGGAGGGCGAGGTCCACCTCACTGTCACAG GTTGCCCTGACAGTCCATCGGTGGATCTGATGAAAGACTGTTACCTGGTGATTTTTGCAACAGTATTACTGATGGCAGCGCTTCTCATATTCATAATAAGCTAT CGCAGTCTGAAGAGCATGCTCAAGGAAACAAGCAGCAGCCccaaaaaagagatttttttggaCGCGCCACTCAAACCGCTCGAAAAAAAGGAGTTGGAGATGATCTGGACTCTGGGTCCTGATTGGTCGAAGCAGCCCACCATTAAACATGTCTTTGTTTGA
- the wdr73 gene encoding integrator complex assembly factor WDR73: MGEMDAAEFDDVVDDWFIESLKTYKDLHVYQLEHPTRVIEWTSGKTVCVAGYRSAKNELLELLLPLKLLAEENKGLCAERDFKVVHGGFAEGPVHCLRHIPGTRCAVTNDGRSSGLQVWDLGGDDSDVIRRTASVAGRSASGRGSRIAAGLSSDPRVLHGAESSDVLLTDLTSGQSVYKLKSDAADPLSSLQFVSDSVFLACCCSGNIYTVDTRASDAPRPSPPPATGGGDGVLWCADASPSSAGGAGRVARLSSSGEAVLSDLRDLGGAVSRARLDVLIDHHNWDDVKVSWAPALDDCIAASGFSGTVQIYDTSAWAAEPAAARPLFEHRGHVVSSQRADSLPVLVTSHVWHPERPRTLLSAAADGSVHVWDWVDQSAAAC; the protein is encoded by the exons atgGGTGAGATGGACGCAGCGGAGTTTGATGATGTTGTAGATGACTGGTTTATCGAGTCGCTGAAAAC ATACAAGGACCTTCATGTGTACCAGCTGGAGCATCCAACCCGCGTCATAGAGTGGACATCTGGAAAAA ctgtgtgtgtcgCCGGCTACCGCTCGGCTAAAAACGAACTGCTAGAGCTTCTTCTGCCTCTGAAACTCCTCGCTGAGGAAAACAAG GGTCTCTGTGCGGAACGGGATTTCAAAGTGGTTCACGGTGGTTTCGCTGAGGGTCCAGTTCACTGCCTCAGACACATCCCAGGAACAAG GTGTGCTGTTACCAACGACGGCCGCAGCTCCGGCCTACAGGTGTGGGACCTCGGAGGAGACGACAGCG ATGTGATCAGAAGAACAGCAAGTGTGGCGGGCCGGAGCGCTTCGGGGAGAGGCAGCAGGATCGCGGCTGGACTCTCGTCAGATCCTCGAGTCCTGCACGGCGCTGAGAGCAGCGACGTCCTGCTGACGGACCTGACGTCGGGACAGAGCGTGTATAAACTCA AGAGCGACGCCGCCGACCCGCTCAGCTCCTTACAGTTTGTGAGCGACTCTGTTTTCctggcctgctgctgcagcgggaACATTTACACGGTGGACACTCGGGCCTCAGACGCCCCCCGGCCGTCCCCCCCGCCCGCTACCGGTGGGGGGGACGGCGTCCTCTGGTGTGCGGACGCCTCTCCGTCCTCTGCGGGCGGGGCCGGCCGGGTCGCGCGGCTCTCCTCGTCCGGAGAGGCGGTGCTCTCAGACCTGCGGGACCTGGGCGGCGCCGTGTCCCGAGCTCGGCTGGACGTCCTGATCGATCACCACAACTGGGACGATGTGAAAGTATCGTGGGCACCGGCGCTGGACGACTGTATCGCCGCGTCAG GTTTCAGTGGAACAGTGCAGATCTACGACACGTCTGCCTGGGCAGCCGAGCCGGCCGCCGCCCGGCCGCTGTTTGAGCATCGCGGCCACGTCGTGTCGTCACAGCGGGCCGACAGCCTCCCCGTCCTCGTCACCTCCCACGTCTGGCATCCCGAGCGGCCCAGGACGCTCCTCTCCGCCGCCGCAGACGGCTCCGTCCACGTCTGGGACTGGGTCGACCAATCAGCCGCCGCCTGCTGA